A single window of Chitinophaga sp. XS-30 DNA harbors:
- a CDS encoding DUF5007 domain-containing protein, giving the protein MTTSNMHKKIHRGILASLFILAAAVSCKKIPVGYISDQIRYVNDTFRVPRGTNYRADPKAFELDGSNYPISVKLLEVRDLATGKPTTLFSEEKEVYIWTALFNPDTDTTVELLNLKREKKMVPPLEIVEKSGQLIFNEGSINIPTGNYSFDVQVSNGSGTKTFRDISVIQILDQPFRQEGAPGCAYFIDGTNTYGDLAIPVMTYRKVSDEGYQVRLKIVDKNGVPFNPKAGELIRRGDRPTFETYAKFNPVEYTDTTMVCNFELTPFPILEYPGYGYLMYYRIPSEFATIDPGITPTEEPIYNVNPRFAFRLLVAGTYEVTIQMPQVTRKA; this is encoded by the coding sequence ATGACCACAAGTAACATGCATAAAAAGATACACCGGGGCATACTGGCCAGCCTGTTCATCCTGGCCGCCGCCGTTTCCTGCAAAAAGATCCCGGTAGGGTATATCAGCGACCAGATACGCTATGTGAACGATACGTTCCGCGTGCCCAGAGGTACGAATTATAGAGCTGATCCGAAAGCATTCGAACTGGATGGTTCCAATTACCCCATCAGCGTGAAGCTGCTGGAAGTGAGGGACCTGGCTACGGGAAAACCCACAACCCTTTTTTCCGAAGAGAAAGAGGTGTATATCTGGACCGCGCTTTTCAATCCCGATACAGATACCACGGTGGAATTGCTGAACCTGAAACGGGAGAAAAAAATGGTGCCGCCGCTGGAGATCGTGGAGAAGTCCGGCCAGTTGATCTTCAACGAGGGTTCTATCAACATTCCCACCGGCAATTATTCGTTTGATGTGCAGGTGTCCAACGGCAGCGGCACCAAAACTTTCCGCGATATATCGGTGATCCAGATACTGGATCAGCCATTCCGCCAGGAGGGCGCGCCAGGCTGTGCCTATTTCATCGACGGTACCAATACCTATGGGGACCTTGCCATCCCGGTAATGACCTATCGCAAGGTGTCCGACGAAGGGTACCAGGTAAGGCTCAAGATAGTGGACAAGAACGGTGTGCCCTTCAATCCCAAAGCCGGTGAGCTGATCCGCCGCGGTGACAGGCCGACATTTGAGACCTATGCCAAATTCAACCCGGTAGAATATACGGACACAACGATGGTCTGCAATTTCGAGTTGACGCCTTTTCCTATACTGGAATATCCAGGTTATGGATACCTGATGTATTACCGCATTCCCAGCGAGTTTGCTACAATAGACCCAGGCATAACGCCTACGGAGGAACCGATCTACAACGTGAATCCCCGTTTTGCGTTCCGCCTGTTGGTAGCGGGTACTTATGAGGTAACGATACAAATGCCGCAGGTGACCAGAAAAGCGTAG
- a CDS encoding fasciclin domain-containing protein, with the protein MKRIIKWPLFALLIFSFASCKKNDYLVGGDLHNPQFNGTTYEYLQTNPLFDTLLLLIDRTGLQEEVNAAGSTFFAPSDYSIQHYVKKVVQARKRLEANDENLVFEFSELDFDLLKDSLRAYLFPEKIERTGLTEDGAFFSAKDGEERHISLRDDPTGEYQTGGLTIIPQYIYFSKVIGTVDPIDNSDIPEAERDTRIVAQTTGILTTNGVLHVLANSHIFTFATEPK; encoded by the coding sequence ATGAAACGTATCATAAAATGGCCGCTTTTTGCATTGTTGATCTTCTCTTTTGCTTCCTGCAAAAAGAATGACTACCTCGTGGGCGGAGACCTCCACAACCCGCAATTCAACGGCACCACTTACGAATACCTGCAAACGAACCCGCTGTTCGATACCCTGCTGCTGCTGATCGACAGAACAGGTTTGCAGGAAGAAGTGAATGCCGCAGGCAGCACTTTCTTTGCCCCTTCCGATTATTCCATCCAGCATTACGTGAAAAAGGTGGTGCAGGCCAGAAAGCGACTGGAAGCGAATGACGAGAACCTTGTGTTCGAGTTCAGCGAGCTTGATTTTGACCTGCTAAAGGATTCCCTAAGGGCCTACCTTTTCCCCGAAAAGATCGAGCGGACCGGGCTGACGGAAGATGGCGCATTCTTTTCCGCCAAAGATGGTGAAGAAAGGCATATCTCCCTGCGGGACGATCCCACCGGCGAATACCAGACCGGCGGGCTGACCATCATCCCGCAATACATCTATTTCTCAAAGGTGATCGGCACCGTTGATCCTATCGACAATTCCGATATTCCGGAAGCGGAAAGGGACACCCGTATAGTTGCGCAAACCACTGGCATCCTGACCACCAACGGAGTGCTGCATGTGCTGGCCAACTCCCACATCTTCACCTTTGCCACCGAACCTAAATAA
- the dinB gene encoding DNA polymerase IV: MPVRKIIHVDMDAFYASVEQRDNPEYRGKPIAVGGSPEGRGGVVATASYEARRFGIRSAMPSKRAQQLCPDVIFVRPRFPAYREASQKVREIFRRYTDLIEPLSLDEAYLDVTEDKLQIGSAIAIAQQIKQAIREELQLTASAGISVNKFVAKIASDMQKPDGLTFIAPEQVESFMEKLPVEKFFGVGKVTAEKMRRMNLHTGADLKKLTENDLVQHFGKTGRFYYRIVRGIDEREVQPHRETKSLGAEDTFPYDLTTVEEMNAELDKIAVTVTERLKKYDLKGRTVTLKIKYSDFRQITRNQSFPYPVSDLETIAGTAKQLLLKTEPDDVKIRLLGITLSNFDEGKNAESPQLTLF; this comes from the coding sequence ATGCCTGTCAGGAAGATCATTCATGTAGATATGGATGCGTTCTATGCATCGGTAGAGCAGCGCGACAACCCGGAATACAGGGGCAAGCCCATTGCGGTAGGCGGCTCTCCGGAAGGGCGTGGCGGCGTGGTAGCCACGGCGAGTTATGAGGCACGCAGGTTCGGTATCCGCTCCGCCATGCCTTCCAAAAGAGCGCAGCAGCTTTGTCCCGATGTGATATTCGTGCGCCCCAGGTTCCCCGCATACCGCGAGGCATCCCAAAAGGTCAGGGAAATTTTCCGGCGGTACACCGATCTGATAGAGCCGCTTTCCCTTGACGAAGCCTACCTGGATGTGACGGAAGACAAGCTGCAGATCGGCTCCGCCATCGCCATTGCCCAGCAGATCAAACAGGCCATCCGTGAGGAACTGCAGCTGACCGCTTCGGCGGGTATCTCTGTCAATAAATTCGTGGCCAAGATCGCGTCCGACATGCAGAAACCCGATGGGTTGACATTTATTGCACCGGAACAGGTGGAATCATTCATGGAAAAGCTGCCGGTAGAGAAATTCTTTGGTGTAGGGAAAGTGACCGCGGAAAAAATGAGACGGATGAACCTGCATACCGGCGCCGATCTCAAAAAGCTGACAGAGAATGACCTGGTGCAGCACTTCGGAAAAACCGGCCGCTTTTACTACAGGATCGTTCGCGGCATCGATGAGCGTGAAGTGCAACCGCACCGGGAAACCAAATCACTGGGCGCGGAAGATACCTTTCCGTATGATCTTACCACCGTAGAGGAAATGAATGCGGAGCTGGACAAGATCGCTGTAACCGTCACGGAACGTCTGAAAAAATATGATCTGAAAGGACGGACAGTCACGCTGAAGATCAAGTACAGTGATTTCAGGCAGATCACCCGCAACCAGTCTTTCCCCTACCCCGTCAGCGATCTTGAAACGATCGCAGGAACGGCGAAACAGTTGCTGCTGAAAACGGAGCCGGATGATGTGAAAATACGTTTGCTGGGGATCACGCTATCTAATTTTGATGAAGGTAAAAATGCTGAAAGTCCGCAGCTGACGTTGTTTTGA
- a CDS encoding RagB/SusD family nutrient uptake outer membrane protein: MKRFKYIIPILLAGWFLVNSTACNKVLELESKENPSSGKFWKNQGDALAGLLGGYSLLRDALTDENRYYVYGDVPANTFRITYYSDYAIHQLREGSFDGVYYGYLENLQNWTKFYKAIAQANLLIMKIPDIPEATFTSGYKDYFLGEAYFLRAFNYFFISKVWGDVPLVLEAVEDVDDAKNYGREKQDIVLAKCLEDLDSAVALLPQMPVNTSDRGVRATQASALALQAHIYAWMKNYEKCEEVTRDLVANPGSYGLTFVTDSAQYEAISVGRSTEGIFEININYEQNEGSSQGIGQKTLYAPYLATREPGSNLEGVPWLVLRETMNRLFTPDDLRRKIWIFEDPIAQDMLMLRKYAKVYYRDGDERRDPRYSNNIIINRLSDVILLRAEALYMNGDEPGARTLVNMTRNRAGIGDVDPGITGDGFFRELVYERQRELFAEGHAFWDLLRTGKITDFNSIFNGALEPGHTAYGRNYWPIPRVLFKDNLLMKQTPYWNGRL; the protein is encoded by the coding sequence ATGAAACGTTTCAAATATATCATACCCATTTTGCTGGCAGGATGGTTCCTGGTAAACAGCACGGCCTGCAACAAGGTGCTGGAACTGGAATCCAAGGAAAATCCCTCCAGCGGCAAGTTCTGGAAAAACCAGGGGGATGCCCTTGCCGGGCTCCTGGGCGGTTATTCCCTGCTGCGCGATGCATTGACGGATGAGAACCGCTATTATGTTTACGGCGATGTGCCGGCCAATACTTTCCGGATCACTTATTACTCAGATTACGCCATCCACCAGCTCCGCGAAGGCTCTTTTGACGGTGTGTACTACGGATACCTGGAGAACCTGCAGAACTGGACGAAATTCTATAAAGCCATCGCCCAGGCGAACCTGCTGATCATGAAAATACCGGACATCCCGGAAGCAACGTTCACATCCGGCTACAAGGACTATTTCCTGGGAGAAGCCTACTTCCTCCGGGCCTTCAATTACTTTTTCATCTCGAAGGTATGGGGAGATGTGCCATTGGTGCTGGAAGCAGTAGAGGATGTTGATGACGCGAAAAATTACGGCAGGGAAAAACAGGATATCGTATTGGCCAAATGCCTGGAAGACCTGGATTCTGCTGTAGCACTGCTGCCGCAGATGCCGGTCAATACATCGGACAGGGGAGTGCGGGCTACCCAAGCCTCCGCGCTGGCATTGCAGGCACATATTTACGCCTGGATGAAGAATTATGAGAAATGCGAGGAGGTAACACGGGACCTTGTGGCCAATCCCGGCAGCTATGGGTTGACTTTCGTTACGGATTCCGCACAGTATGAAGCCATCAGTGTAGGCCGCTCTACGGAAGGCATCTTCGAGATCAATATCAACTATGAGCAGAATGAAGGCTCATCCCAAGGCATCGGTCAGAAAACGCTGTATGCACCATACCTGGCTACGAGGGAGCCGGGCAGCAATCTTGAAGGAGTGCCCTGGCTGGTGCTCCGCGAAACCATGAACAGGCTGTTCACCCCGGATGACCTGCGCAGGAAAATATGGATATTCGAAGATCCCATCGCGCAGGATATGCTCATGCTGCGGAAATACGCCAAAGTATATTACCGCGATGGCGATGAGCGCAGAGATCCCCGCTATTCCAACAACATCATCATCAACCGTCTCTCGGATGTCATTCTCCTGCGTGCCGAAGCGCTGTATATGAACGGAGATGAGCCGGGCGCCCGCACACTGGTGAATATGACCCGTAACCGCGCCGGTATCGGAGACGTAGACCCGGGCATCACCGGCGATGGATTTTTCCGTGAACTGGTGTATGAACGTCAGCGGGAACTGTTCGCGGAAGGCCATGCTTTCTGGGACCTGCTCCGTACCGGAAAGATCACCGATTTCAATTCCATTTTCAACGGCGCGCTTGAACCGGGGCATACCGCCTATGGCCGTAATTACTGGCCTATACCCAGAGTATTGTTCAAAGACAACCTGCTCATGAAACAAACGCCTTACTGGAACGGCAGACTCTGA